A single Flavobacteriales bacterium DNA region contains:
- a CDS encoding peptide chain release factor 3, with protein sequence MSLEKEISKRRTFGIISHPDAGKTTLTEKLLLFGGAIQVAGAVKSNKITKTATSDFMEIEKQRGISVATSVMAFDYKDKIVNILDTPGHKDFAEDTYRTLTAVDSVILVIDCVKGVEEQTRRLMEVCRMRNTPVIVFINKLDRDGRDPFDLLDEVENELNISVRPLSWPISMGRDFKGVYLLHDKSLNIFEVNKTRKADSYEKITDLSDSKLDKLVGEKNAKKLREDVELIEGVYEPFDRSLYREGFLAPVFFGSAVNNFGVQELLDTFVEIAPNPVTRNTDIRAVEPSEKKFTGFVFKIHANLDPKHRDRIAFLRVCSGEFKRNTFYHHVRLDKNLKFSNPYNFLAQSKNVIDNAFPGDVIGLYDTGNFKIGDTLTEGEDLNYKGIPSFSPEIFKEVINLDPMKSKQLEKGIEQLTDEGVAQLFRQEPGNRKYIGVVGELQFEVIQYRLEHEYSAKCRFDALAFHKACWMTGDKAKIDSFCQYRPKEIVLDKDGNRVYLASSPYVLQMARSNNPDITFHETSEFKV encoded by the coding sequence ATGAGTTTAGAAAAAGAAATATCAAAACGCCGAACATTTGGAATTATCAGCCACCCTGATGCCGGAAAAACTACGCTAACCGAAAAGTTGTTGCTTTTTGGGGGTGCCATTCAAGTGGCTGGAGCCGTTAAAAGCAATAAAATTACCAAAACAGCTACTTCCGATTTTATGGAAATTGAAAAGCAGCGGGGCATTTCTGTGGCCACTTCCGTTATGGCTTTTGACTATAAAGACAAAATTGTAAATATTCTCGACACACCTGGTCACAAAGACTTTGCAGAGGATACCTACCGAACTTTGACCGCTGTGGATAGCGTTATTTTGGTAATAGACTGCGTAAAAGGTGTGGAAGAGCAAACCCGCCGACTAATGGAGGTATGCAGAATGCGAAATACACCGGTAATCGTTTTTATTAACAAACTTGACCGCGACGGACGAGACCCCTTTGATTTGTTGGATGAGGTAGAAAATGAATTGAATATTTCTGTGCGGCCATTAAGCTGGCCCATTAGCATGGGGCGTGACTTTAAAGGTGTTTATCTTTTGCACGATAAGTCATTGAATATTTTTGAAGTAAATAAGACCCGAAAAGCCGACAGCTACGAGAAAATAACTGATTTATCTGATTCAAAATTGGATAAATTGGTTGGCGAAAAAAATGCTAAAAAGTTGCGTGAGGATGTGGAACTGATTGAAGGCGTGTATGAACCTTTTGATAGAAGCTTATATCGAGAAGGGTTTTTAGCCCCTGTATTTTTTGGTTCGGCGGTAAACAATTTTGGTGTGCAAGAGCTGCTCGATACTTTCGTAGAAATAGCTCCAAACCCCGTAACTCGCAACACCGACATAAGAGCCGTAGAACCGAGCGAGAAAAAATTTACCGGATTTGTGTTTAAAATTCATGCCAACCTCGACCCAAAACATCGCGATAGAATTGCTTTTTTGCGTGTTTGCTCGGGCGAGTTTAAACGAAACACATTCTACCATCATGTGCGATTGGATAAAAACCTAAAGTTTAGTAACCCATACAACTTTTTGGCTCAAAGCAAAAACGTTATTGACAATGCCTTTCCCGGCGATGTGATTGGACTGTATGATACCGGAAACTTTAAAATTGGAGATACCTTAACCGAGGGGGAAGACCTGAATTATAAAGGAATTCCGAGCTTTTCGCCTGAAATATTTAAAGAGGTAATAAACCTTGACCCAATGAAAAGCAAACAACTCGAAAAAGGGATTGAACAGCTTACAGACGAAGGTGTTGCACAGCTTTTTAGACAAGAACCCGGCAACCGAAAATACATTGGTGTGGTGGGCGAATTGCAATTTGAGGTAATTCAATATCGGTTAGAGCATGAATATTCGGCCAAGTGTCGATTTGATGCACTGGCATTTCACAAAGCCTGCTGGATGACTGGAGACAAGGCCAAAATAGATTCCTTCTGCCAATATCGTCCAAAGGAAATTGTCTTAGACAAAGATGGAAACCGAGTGTATTTAGCCTCCTCCCCTTATGTGCTTCAAATGGCTCGCAGCAATAACCCCGACATCACTTTCCACGAAACCTCGGAGTTTAAAGTATAG
- a CDS encoding DUF1361 domain-containing protein, giving the protein MKKYKSLFLLSGFCIILVAFRVIWQQHFIFSFLFWNLFLAWLPLLFLNNLSNEKWSLKNLILIGLTLVFLPNSAYLITDMVHLRHSLHSPTFWYDLVMLFSFSLAGCLINFIVINRLKLFLANFPSRNIQILALSAIYLSVGYGIYLGRVERYNSWDALLHPLAFCSDMIHLIFSQDAFYIIGFTTLFAIFIAVLDYVFHSISANNE; this is encoded by the coding sequence ATGAAAAAATACAAATCTCTTTTTCTGCTATCCGGTTTTTGCATTATTCTCGTTGCATTTCGGGTAATTTGGCAACAACATTTTATATTTAGTTTTTTGTTTTGGAATCTCTTTTTGGCCTGGTTGCCCCTACTTTTTCTGAATAATTTATCCAATGAAAAATGGAGCCTTAAAAACCTGATTTTGATAGGTTTAACCCTTGTTTTCTTGCCCAATTCGGCCTATTTAATTACAGATATGGTTCATTTGCGACATAGTTTACACTCCCCCACATTTTGGTATGATTTGGTCATGCTCTTCTCCTTCTCGCTGGCAGGCTGTCTTATCAACTTTATAGTTATAAATCGATTGAAACTATTTCTGGCGAATTTCCCATCAAGAAACATACAGATTTTGGCACTTTCGGCAATCTATTTGTCTGTAGGGTATGGCATATATTTGGGTCGGGTAGAGCGATACAACAGTTGGGATGCACTGCTACATCCATTAGCCTTTTGTTCGGATATGATACACCTTATTTTTAGTCAAGATGCCTTTTACATTATCGGTTTTACGACACTTTTTGCCATCTTTATTGCCGTTTTGGATTATGTTTTTCATTCAATTTCGGCCAATAATGAATAA
- a CDS encoding biliverdin-producing heme oxygenase produces the protein MFHEQIKEVTTEAHKNAEKHSYGMEIMSRTLTKNQYAQLLIANYTYIAAWEKQWENIGFEIPSGLKLEQRRKYSLLVQDLENLGLNVSDIELKNINKPANYAEFIGRMYVVEGSTLGGAVIEKQLKLNANLEGCSFHFYGGYGQNLIPFWKEFIGYLNEISDDGKDAAIAEAKQTFAHMEQCFIDAKQVAVS, from the coding sequence ATGTTTCACGAACAAATTAAAGAAGTTACCACAGAAGCTCATAAAAATGCCGAAAAACATAGTTACGGCATGGAAATCATGAGCCGCACCCTCACCAAAAATCAATATGCCCAGTTGTTGATTGCCAACTATACGTATATAGCGGCTTGGGAAAAACAGTGGGAAAACATAGGCTTTGAAATTCCATCGGGATTAAAACTTGAACAACGAAGAAAATATAGTTTATTGGTTCAAGATCTTGAAAATTTGGGACTTAATGTTTCGGATATTGAGCTAAAAAACATTAACAAACCTGCAAATTATGCCGAATTTATTGGCAGAATGTATGTAGTAGAAGGTTCGACACTGGGAGGTGCGGTTATTGAGAAACAACTCAAGCTAAACGCCAATTTAGAAGGTTGCTCATTTCACTTTTATGGTGGATACGGTCAAAACCTTATACCTTTTTGGAAAGAATTTATTGGTTATTTGAATGAAATTTCAGATGATGGAAAAGACGCTGCTATTGCAGAAGCTAAGCAAACCTTTGCTCACATGGAGCAATGTTTTATAGATGCCAAACAAGTTGCCGTTTCATAA
- a CDS encoding sterol desaturase family protein, producing MSAQGWVITLSILAILMLVERFFAIRKNIKTYDLADFMVNLSCGILERVFAFFWYFVFFIAAQWVFDNVSISWHIPSNAFTWVLAVVAADFAAYWHHRLSHEINFLWAAHIVHHQSEDINISTVFRVSFFAVFNRSFFFIWLPVMGFSPEMSLFGIMFVGAFQFVTHSRVVGKLGFLENIFSTPSNHRVHHARNEKYIDHNYGHVLILWDKIFKTYTPEEEEPEYGITTGFESDDAYNAHFFYWKDMFKRAKLASSFKDKVKIFFAKPQWTPADVGYLPNQYKTDKNGNRLQHQTPMSKEFGAYMLINNIFTLGLFVAMFALVPDYKDISTSLLFANRELMILVGVIFFSVWTHGRFLDNKAGSRILDSIRLILVAVFIPLVFESVAFEGFNLVVWAFSAAMLAWLWLGNKITHIPSPAQLA from the coding sequence ATGTCTGCACAAGGTTGGGTTATAACCCTTTCTATTTTAGCCATATTAATGTTGGTAGAACGTTTTTTTGCCATTAGAAAAAACATAAAAACGTATGATTTAGCCGATTTTATGGTCAATCTGTCTTGCGGAATTTTGGAAAGGGTTTTCGCTTTCTTTTGGTACTTCGTGTTTTTTATTGCCGCCCAATGGGTGTTTGACAATGTTTCCATCTCATGGCACATTCCAAGCAATGCGTTTACATGGGTTTTGGCCGTGGTGGCGGCAGATTTTGCGGCCTATTGGCATCACCGATTGAGCCACGAAATCAACTTTTTGTGGGCGGCACACATTGTGCATCATCAAAGCGAAGACATTAATATTTCTACGGTTTTCAGAGTGTCGTTTTTTGCCGTTTTCAATCGTTCGTTTTTCTTTATTTGGCTTCCGGTTATGGGTTTTTCACCTGAAATGTCGCTCTTCGGAATCATGTTTGTCGGAGCGTTTCAGTTTGTAACGCACAGCCGTGTGGTTGGCAAATTGGGCTTTTTAGAAAACATTTTTTCTACTCCTTCCAATCATCGGGTTCATCATGCCAGAAACGAAAAATACATCGACCACAACTACGGCCACGTACTTATTTTGTGGGATAAAATTTTTAAAACCTACACGCCGGAAGAGGAAGAACCTGAGTATGGAATTACCACGGGTTTTGAAAGCGATGATGCCTACAATGCTCACTTCTTTTATTGGAAGGATATGTTTAAACGAGCCAAATTGGCATCGAGTTTTAAGGATAAAGTAAAGATTTTTTTTGCCAAACCCCAATGGACACCGGCCGATGTGGGCTATTTGCCGAATCAATATAAAACTGATAAAAATGGAAACAGACTGCAACATCAAACGCCCATGAGTAAAGAGTTTGGTGCCTATATGCTGATAAACAATATTTTTACTTTAGGATTGTTTGTGGCCATGTTTGCTTTGGTACCTGACTATAAAGATATTTCAACTTCGCTGTTGTTTGCCAATAGAGAATTAATGATTTTGGTTGGGGTAATTTTCTTTTCGGTTTGGACTCATGGCCGATTTTTGGATAACAAAGCGGGCAGTAGAATATTGGACAGCATCCGATTGATTTTGGTGGCGGTTTTTATTCCGCTTGTTTTTGAGTCGGTGGCTTTTGAAGGGTTCAACCTTGTGGTTTGGGCGTTTTCTGCTGCCATGTTGGCTTGGTTGTGGCTGGGTAATAAAATTACCCACATTCCTTCCCCTGCTCAATTAGCCTAA
- a CDS encoding OmpA family protein — translation MLLFALIYLPKLGFSQDTLYFDTLVNSGKGSFYVMVETTEFLLKDTTMIPTGHWEFFTKSGKLIKEANYTLDLRQKASVLNGEVKYYDTLGDHILSLWYRNDQIYRKEAQRIFYLMEGNSAYDVKEQYGKLLVFEHLDRFAQPKIVTEYVNLRSEKEMAYYFDEEERLSSPHLLREAANWPNVEGNLVDNAMFEKHPLLAESRASIENEVTAWKPASPTPDFFYSEDCKSGTGCVGFRVYSLVRDIEYLQNRLVKPLKKDSVYCFSLYVKLANQCALTSNGLGIHFSKKPIKSINEVIDKQPNLLLNESYLPYKSKWMLLQCQYKAQGGEKYLTIGSFKHLRDISLTPVKGYQHEAYYIMDDLVLLPISDSTECTCNLNEKPAPKPLVIYDTLSSLLQDEPLAGDKFVLENIYFENDEFQLLPQSMPALVKLKNMLIQYPTMRIEIAGHTSNTGGYDHNLELSYNRAKSVKQFLIMQGIAADRLRIKGYADTEPIASNDTPEGQAKNRRVEVEIIKR, via the coding sequence TTGCTCCTTTTTGCTCTTATTTATCTGCCCAAACTCGGTTTTTCGCAGGATACGCTATATTTTGATACCCTTGTAAACTCGGGCAAAGGCTCATTTTATGTAATGGTGGAAACCACCGAATTTCTATTGAAAGATACCACAATGATACCCACAGGGCATTGGGAATTTTTTACCAAATCCGGCAAGTTAATTAAAGAGGCCAATTACACCCTCGATTTACGCCAAAAGGCCAGTGTGCTAAATGGCGAGGTTAAATATTATGACACCTTGGGCGACCACATTTTATCTTTATGGTATAGAAACGACCAGATATACAGAAAAGAAGCTCAACGAATTTTTTATTTGATGGAAGGTAATTCGGCGTATGACGTGAAAGAGCAATATGGTAAGCTACTGGTTTTTGAGCATCTCGACCGATTTGCCCAACCAAAAATTGTTACCGAATATGTAAACCTGCGAAGCGAGAAAGAAATGGCCTATTATTTTGACGAAGAGGAACGATTGAGCAGCCCACATTTGCTTCGCGAAGCAGCCAATTGGCCAAATGTGGAGGGCAATTTGGTGGACAACGCCATGTTTGAAAAACACCCGCTTTTGGCCGAAAGCAGAGCCTCTATTGAAAATGAAGTAACTGCCTGGAAACCGGCATCGCCCACGCCTGATTTTTTCTATTCGGAAGACTGTAAAAGCGGCACGGGTTGCGTTGGATTTAGGGTGTATAGCCTTGTGCGGGATATTGAATATTTGCAAAACAGATTAGTGAAACCTCTGAAGAAAGATAGTGTTTATTGCTTTTCTTTATATGTAAAACTCGCCAATCAATGTGCTTTAACCAGCAATGGCTTGGGCATTCACTTTAGCAAAAAACCAATTAAAAGCATTAACGAAGTCATTGATAAACAGCCAAACTTGCTGCTCAACGAAAGCTATTTACCATACAAGTCAAAGTGGATGTTGCTGCAATGTCAGTACAAAGCTCAAGGTGGTGAAAAATATTTAACCATCGGCAGTTTCAAACATCTACGTGATATATCGCTCACTCCGGTAAAAGGCTATCAGCACGAGGCATACTACATCATGGATGATTTGGTGCTTCTTCCCATTAGCGACTCCACCGAGTGTACATGCAATTTGAATGAGAAGCCCGCACCCAAACCTTTGGTTATTTACGACACACTTTCTTCTTTGCTTCAGGATGAACCCCTGGCCGGAGATAAGTTTGTGCTGGAAAATATTTATTTCGAAAATGATGAATTTCAACTGTTGCCTCAGTCGATGCCTGCTTTGGTAAAGCTAAAAAATATGCTTATTCAATATCCAACTATGCGAATTGAAATTGCTGGCCACACCAGCAACACCGGAGGTTATGACCATAATTTGGAACTGTCATACAACAGAGCAAAATCGGTAAAACAGTTTTTGATAATGCAGGGCATCGCCGCCGACCGACTCCGCATAAAAGGCTATGCCGACACCGAACCAATTGCCAGCAACGATACTCCCGAAGGACAGGCAAAAAACAGGAGGGTGGAGGTTGAAATAATAAAACGGTAA
- a CDS encoding low molecular weight phosphotyrosine protein phosphatase produces MKSILFVCLGNICRSPMAEGAFLHLINEKGLAADFYVDSAGTAGYHVGERPDKRMIQTAEKHGVYLPSRARKFVKEDFERFDFIVVMDESNLHDVLRLKNDTAKATVLKMREFDDIGRGGDVPDPYYGGMNGFEEVYEMLMRCNDNFIEYLKNKNE; encoded by the coding sequence ATGAAAAGCATTTTGTTTGTTTGTCTTGGCAATATTTGCAGGTCGCCGATGGCCGAAGGGGCTTTTTTACACTTGATTAATGAAAAAGGGTTGGCAGCCGATTTTTATGTCGATTCTGCGGGAACCGCCGGATATCATGTGGGGGAAAGACCCGATAAAAGGATGATTCAAACTGCCGAAAAACATGGCGTTTATCTTCCGAGCAGAGCCAGAAAATTTGTAAAAGAAGATTTTGAAAGGTTCGATTTTATAGTGGTGATGGATGAATCGAATTTGCACGATGTGCTAAGGTTGAAAAATGATACGGCCAAAGCTACTGTATTAAAAATGAGGGAGTTTGACGATATAGGAAGGGGAGGAGATGTGCCAGACCCGTACTATGGCGGAATGAATGGTTTTGAAGAAGTTTACGAAATGTTGATGCGATGTAATGACAATTTTATTGAATATTTGAAAAATAAAAATGAATAA
- the efp gene encoding elongation factor P — translation MATTADLSRGLFIRHQGQLCRVVEYQHTMPGKGGAFYQVKMKNAITGKSSDYRFRSGESIDVVRVEEKEMQFLYMEGENLVVMDTESYEQFQLSAALVGDAMKFLKEEMMLTVYLDNGNPILADAPNHVVLEITYSEPGIKGDTANNPLKPATLETGAIVQVPLFVNQGEKIKVDTRTGEYVERAK, via the coding sequence ATGGCTACAACAGCAGATTTATCAAGAGGTTTATTCATTCGACACCAGGGTCAATTGTGTCGTGTGGTAGAATATCAGCACACTATGCCCGGAAAAGGTGGAGCATTTTATCAGGTTAAGATGAAAAATGCCATTACCGGAAAATCATCCGATTACCGCTTTCGTTCCGGCGAATCCATTGATGTGGTTCGGGTGGAGGAAAAGGAAATGCAATTTCTATACATGGAGGGTGAAAACTTAGTGGTAATGGACACAGAGTCGTATGAGCAATTTCAACTTTCTGCAGCTTTGGTGGGCGATGCCATGAAATTTTTGAAAGAAGAAATGATGCTAACCGTATATCTCGACAATGGAAACCCAATTTTGGCTGATGCACCAAACCACGTAGTTTTGGAAATTACCTACAGCGAGCCAGGCATAAAAGGAGACACTGCAAACAATCCGCTGAAACCAGCTACATTAGAAACTGGAGCCATTGTGCAAGTTCCGCTATTTGTTAATCAGGGCGAAAAAATAAAAGTGGATACCCGCACTGGCGAATACGTAGAAAGAGCAAAATAA
- a CDS encoding DUF4173 domain-containing protein gives MKTQPKILIISTLTLIFVLCFFQTDGFGLNVFAASLFFAFAGWMYAQNLQQKIVLIGLMVAGAGVFLNGFGWSFFTTIVAFFVAAIGLVLPQFEPFSAFFMGFLNLLLSPFLTIIEILKSLNKSNSTAPKRAIAVVIPLFLLLIFGGFYYQSSPTFRSLVGTLHWADFPEFAAITILGILISGTFILAFVPAFVQKLFVTLFIRKSKQIDQFVNSPNTSTGWLIGIWGLNLLLLVVVASDIFYRLKGELPQNLSHWQYLHQGIYSSIVSVVFAGVLSVLTGSYAQTQNRKKQLTANHIFIALNVVFVFLNVLRNHDYIFHYGLTEKRIVIYFYLALCFVGLMLTVYTILQKKSILSLYKLCTFSVAIALILSSLPNWSNIITRYNLTHIPKQENRIDYWYLIGLGPNNAHLLYPHLSQMTDNESEYFQRQGMYIYTNDSEDFRSFNLADYWANKSFTQQFATAK, from the coding sequence ATGAAAACACAACCCAAAATATTAATTATCAGTACATTAACCCTCATTTTTGTGTTATGCTTTTTTCAAACGGATGGGTTTGGGCTTAACGTCTTTGCGGCCTCACTCTTTTTTGCCTTTGCCGGATGGATGTATGCCCAAAACCTTCAACAAAAAATTGTCCTTATCGGTTTAATGGTTGCCGGAGCCGGAGTATTTTTAAACGGTTTTGGTTGGTCGTTTTTTACCACCATTGTGGCCTTTTTTGTTGCCGCCATCGGCCTTGTCTTACCACAATTTGAGCCTTTTTCTGCCTTTTTTATGGGTTTTTTAAACCTTCTCCTCTCCCCTTTTCTAACAATTATAGAAATTTTAAAAAGTCTAAACAAAAGCAACTCGACCGCCCCCAAAAGAGCAATTGCCGTAGTAATTCCTCTCTTTTTGCTCTTGATTTTTGGAGGCTTTTATTATCAAAGTTCGCCCACCTTTCGCAGTTTGGTCGGCACGTTGCATTGGGCCGATTTTCCAGAATTTGCTGCAATAACCATTTTAGGAATATTGATATCCGGTACATTTATTCTAGCCTTTGTACCCGCTTTTGTCCAAAAACTCTTCGTAACACTTTTTATCAGAAAATCAAAACAAATAGATCAGTTTGTCAATAGCCCAAATACTTCCACGGGGTGGTTGATTGGCATTTGGGGACTCAATTTATTGCTTTTGGTGGTAGTGGCCTCCGATATTTTTTACCGACTAAAAGGTGAGTTGCCCCAAAATTTGAGTCATTGGCAATATTTGCATCAGGGCATATACTCTTCCATAGTGAGTGTGGTTTTTGCCGGGGTATTAAGTGTGCTGACAGGCAGCTACGCCCAAACACAAAACCGAAAAAAGCAGCTCACCGCCAACCATATTTTTATTGCTCTTAATGTTGTTTTTGTGTTCTTAAACGTGTTGCGAAACCACGACTACATCTTTCACTACGGACTTACAGAAAAACGAATCGTTATCTATTTCTATCTCGCCCTGTGCTTTGTCGGTTTAATGCTAACTGTCTATACCATTTTGCAAAAAAAATCCATTTTAAGCCTATATAAACTTTGTACATTTTCAGTAGCTATTGCACTCATTTTGAGTTCATTACCGAACTGGTCGAATATCATTACCCGATACAATCTTACGCATATTCCAAAACAAGAAAACCGCATCGACTATTGGTATTTGATTGGTTTGGGGCCAAACAATGCACATTTATTATATCCTCATTTGTCTCAAATGACTGATAACGAATCGGAATACTTCCAGAGGCAAGGTATGTATATATACACGAATGATTCTGAGGATTTCCGGTCATTTAACTTGGCAGATTATTGGGCAAATAAATCATTCACTCAACAATTCGCCACGGCGAAGTAA
- a CDS encoding peptidylprolyl isomerase has product MKFWHITLLILLFSCSEKNSEEMPVEKKYPIAHVQTRLGEMYFWLYDETPNHKAKFIELANAKHYDQFTFNRVVKNFVVQGGCPDLPEYFENSPYILDPEFVDSLKHTYGALGMGRDDNPEKKSNACQFYIVCNEAGLPRLDGDYMIFGKIIKGENVLELIEKETVNIIDEPLEKIDLKVSIKQFTANQLKDSLQFSL; this is encoded by the coding sequence ATGAAATTTTGGCACATTACCCTTTTAATTCTTCTTTTTTCATGCTCCGAAAAAAACTCGGAAGAAATGCCCGTTGAAAAAAAATATCCGATCGCTCATGTGCAAACGCGGTTAGGTGAAATGTACTTTTGGCTGTACGACGAAACACCAAATCATAAAGCAAAATTTATTGAGCTGGCCAATGCCAAGCATTACGACCAATTTACCTTTAACCGAGTGGTTAAGAATTTTGTGGTGCAAGGCGGTTGCCCCGACCTGCCAGAGTACTTTGAGAACTCTCCCTACATATTGGATCCGGAGTTTGTTGACAGCTTAAAACATACATACGGGGCATTGGGAATGGGCAGAGATGATAATCCTGAAAAAAAATCGAATGCCTGTCAGTTTTACATTGTGTGCAACGAAGCAGGATTGCCCAGATTGGATGGCGACTACATGATTTTCGGAAAAATAATAAAAGGGGAAAACGTATTAGAACTGATTGAAAAAGAAACGGTTAACATCATCGATGAGCCACTGGAAAAAATTGATTTGAAAGTTAGCATAAAACAGTTTACCGCCAACCAACTTAAAGACAGTCTTCAGTTTTCTCTCTGA
- a CDS encoding diacylglycerol kinase family protein, which yields MNKFLKSLPIAFSGIVAAFKSELSLKIQLVFAVVAIFCGFYLNITRMEWLVLVLTISLVIAAEMLNTAIEKTLDLLHPQQSPKVKFIKDVAAGAVLILALASVVVGILIFWGYI from the coding sequence ATGAACAAGTTTTTAAAAAGTTTACCCATAGCATTTTCGGGCATCGTTGCAGCTTTTAAATCAGAATTAAGCCTAAAAATTCAATTGGTTTTTGCAGTGGTTGCTATTTTTTGCGGGTTTTATTTAAACATCACCCGAATGGAATGGTTGGTATTGGTTTTAACCATTTCATTAGTAATAGCCGCCGAAATGCTCAACACCGCCATTGAAAAAACACTCGATTTGTTGCACCCTCAACAAAGCCCAAAAGTAAAATTTATTAAAGACGTAGCCGCCGGAGCCGTTTTGATTTTGGCATTGGCATCGGTGGTGGTTGGTATTCTTATTTTTTGGGGTTATATCTAA